From the genome of Treponema peruense:
GGCGCGTCTTAAGCATGCAAGTCGAGCGGGAACAGATAGCTTGCTATCTGCGAGAGCGGCGGACTGGTGAGTAACACGTGGGTGACGCACCCTTCGGACGGGGATAGCCTGTAGAAATACAGGATAATACCGGATACGAATCCACAGGTTGGAGATGTGGATGGAAAGCCCCTACGGGGGCGCCGGAGGAGCGGCCCGCGGCCCATCAGCTGGTAGGTGAGGTAAAGGCCCACCTAGGCAATGACGGGTATCCGGCCTCAGAGGGTGGACGGACACATTGGGACTGAGATACGGCCCAGACTCCTACGGGAGGCAGCAGCTAAGAATATTCCGCAATGGGGGAAACCCTGACGGAGCGACGCCGCGTGGACGATGAAGGCCGGAAGGTTGTAAAGTCCTTTTGCGGGTGAGGAATAAGGGCCAGAGGGAATGCCGGTACGATGACTGTAACCTGCGAATAAGCAACGGCTAATTACGTGCCAGCAGCCGCGGTAACACGTAAGTTGCGAGCGTTGTTCGGAATCATTGGGCGTAAAGGGCATGTAGGCGGTTACGCAAGCCTGGTGTGAAAGCCCGAGGCTTAACCTCGGGATGCGCCGGGAACTGTGCAACTAGAGTAGCTGAGGGGCAGCCGGAATTCCAGGTGTAGGGGTGAAATCTGTAGATATCTGGAAGAACACCGATGGCGAAGGCAGGCTGCCAGCAGATTACTGACGCTGAGGTGCGAAGGTGCGGGGAGCGAACAGGATTAGATACCCTGGTAGTCCGCACAGTAAACGATGCACACTGGGTGTCCGCCCATGAGGGTGGGTGCCGAAGCAAACGCGATAAGTGTGCCGCCTGGGGAGTATGCCCGCAAGGGTGAAACTCAAAGGAATTGACGGGGGCCCGCACAAGCGGTGGAGCATGTGGTTTAATTCGATGGTACGCGAGGAACCTTACCTGGGTTTGACATGCACGGTGATACCGGGGAGATCCGGGGGTCCAGCAATGGAACCGTGCACAGGTGCTGCATGGCTGTCGTCAGCTCGTGCCGTGAGGTGTTGGGTTAAGTCCCGCAACGAGCGCAACCCCTACCGTCGGTTACCAGCAAGTAAAGTTGGGGACTCCGGCGGAACTGCCGGCGACAAGCCGGAGGAAGGTGGGGACGACGTCAAGTCATCATGGCCCTTATGCCCAGGGCTACACACGTGCTACAATGGCCGGTACAGAGCGAAGCGAGACCGCGAGGTGGAGCGAAGCGCAGAAAACCGGCCGTAGTCCGGATTGGAGTCTGAAACCCGACTCCATGAAGTTGGAATCGCTAGTAATCGCGCATCAGCACGGCGCGGTGAATACGTTCCCGGGCCTTGTACACACCGCCCGTCACACCATCCGAGTCGGGGATACCCGAAGTCGGCAGGCTAACCGGAAACGGGGGCCGCTGCCGAAGGTATGCCCGGCGAGGGGGGTGAAGTCGTAACAAGGTAGCCGTACCGGAAGGTGCGGCTGGATCACCTCCTTTCTGAGAGAAAGGTAAAGGCACCGGTGTACGGTGCAGTCCTTGAGTTATATTCTTCTTTCCTTTCCTTATCTGTTAAATGATTATTAGTTCTTTGAAATACAGAGGGAAGGAAACGAAATGAAGGCGCATCGATTGAAAGAGAGATGCGGAAGGGTCAATATGGCCAAGCGAAAATAGGTCCATGGCGGATGCCTATGGAGCTGCGGGGCGAAGAAGGTCGCGGCAAGCTGCGAAAAGCCGGGGGAAGGAGCACACATCCAGTGATCCCCGGATAACCGAATGGGGTAACCCGGCGGAAGAGATTCCGTCACCGCGCAACTGAATAAAATAGGTTGGCGGAGCCAGACCGGATGAAGTGAACCATCTAAGTAATCCGGGAAAAGAAATCAAAAGAGATTCCGTAAGTAGCGGCGAGCGAAAGCGGAAGAGCCCAAACCGCGATAAGCGGTGTTGTAGGGCCGCACGGGGATGACCCGCGGAGAAAGCAAAGGGATGCGTAGCGGAAGGAACCGGAGAGTTCTGCCGAAGAGCGTGACAGCCGCGTACGCGAAACGCGATCCCACTCCGTGGTGCGGTACCTGAGTAGGGCGGGGCACGAGAAACCCTGTCTGAATCCGGGTCGACCACGATCCAAGGCTAAATACTGCGCAGCTACCGATAGTGAAGAAGTACCGTGAGGGAAAGGCGAAAAGAACCCCGGTGAGGGGAGTGAAATAGAACCTGAAACCATGGACCGGCAAGATGTCACGGGAATAGCTGCCTGTGGCGTGTCTTTTGTAGAATAAGCCTGCGAGTCACGGTGTGCGGCGAGGCCAAGGGATAGAAGTCCCGGAGCCGGAGCGAAGGCGAGTCCGAACAGGGCGAAAAGTCACACGTCGTGGACCCGAAGCCAATGTGATCTTACTATGGGCAGGTTGAAGCAGGGGTGAAACCCTGTGGAGGACCGAACGGTAATCTGTTAAAAAAGGTAGCGATGACCTGTGGTAAGGAGTGAAAGGCTAAACAAACATGGAGATAGCTGGCTCTCCCCGAAATGCCTTTAGGGACAGCCTCGTGGAAAGTTTGTGGAGGTAGAGCACTGGACGGCCGAGGGGGAGTCAAATCCTACCGAATCCGATCAAACTGCGAATGCCACAAACCAGCCCACGGGAGTGAGACTGCGTGCGACAAGGTTCGTAGTCGAGAGGGAAACAGCCCGGACCGCCGGCTAACGGTCCCCAAATCATGCTGAGTGTGAAATGAAGTGCGGATGCACAGACAGCCAGGAGGTTGGCTTAGAAGCAGCCATTCCTTGAAAGAGTGCGTAACAGCTCACTGGTCGAGCACCCGTGCGCAGACAATGTAGCGGGGCTAAGCATGATACCGAAGCCGCGGATTCATACCGTAAGGTATGACTGGTAGGGGAGCATTCCGCCAACCCAGGAAGGCATGCCCGTGAGGGGTGCTGGAGGAAGCGGAAGAGAGAATGCAGGCATAAGTAACGCAAAGACGGGTGAGATCCCCGTCCGCCGAAAACCTAAGGTTTCCGGGGTAAAGGCAATCTGCCCCGGGTAAGTCGGCCCCTAAGGCGAGGAGGAAACTCGTAGCCGATGGGAAGGCGGTGAATATTCCGTCACTTCAATCAGTTTCGAAGGCAGGACGCATGAGGCGAAGTCCGGCGGGAGAACGGTAGTTCCCGTCGAGGCGGCAAGGTGAAGAGGCATACAGGCAAATCCGTATGCTGAGCTGAGCTGAGAGCGATTCCCTTTACGGAGGGACGAAGCGGACAGAGTCAAGGTGCCGGGAAATACTGTCTAAGGTCAGGCTGGTTGGAACCGTACCGGAAACCGACACAGGTAGGAAGGATGAGTAATCTAAGGCGCACGAGCGACCTCGCGTTAAGGAACTCGGCAAAATGCACACGTAACTTCGGAAGAAGTGTGGCTCCCGGTCGAAAGGTTTGGGAGCGGCAGAAAGCAGGCCCAGGCGACTGTTTATCAAAAACACAGCCATCTGCGAACCAGCAATGGGACGTATAGGTGGTGACACCTGCCCGGTGCCGGAAGGTTAAGGGGAGCGCTCAGGAGCAATCCGAAGGTGCGAACCGAAGCCCCGGTAAACGGCGGCCGTAACTATAACGGTCCTAAGGTAGCGAAATTCCTTGTCGGGTAAGTTCCGACCCGCATGAATGGTGTAACGATTCTGGGCACTGTCTCAACGCGAGACTCGGTGAAATTTATGTTCCGGTAAAGAAGCCGGATACCCGCAATCAGACGGAAAGACCCCGTGAACCTTCACCGCAACTTAGCATTGGGATTCTATTCGTCATGTGTAGGATAGCTGGGAGGCAGAGAGGCGTGGCCGTCAGGTTGCGCGGAGCCGCCGGTGAAATACCAGCCCTGACGGATGGGATTTCTAACGCTTTCCCTGAAGCGGGAGAGCGGACAGTGCTAGGCGGGCGGTTTGACTGGGGCGGTCGCCTCCCAAAGTTTAACGGAGGTGCGCGAAGGTCCCCTCACCCTGGTTGGGAATCAGGGCGCGAGTGTAAAGGCACAAGGGGGCTTGACTGCGAGAGAGACATCTCGAGCAGGTGCGAAAGCAGGTCTTAATGATCTGATGGTTCCGAGTGGAAGGGCCATCACTTAACGGACAAAAGGTACTCCGGGGATAACAGGCTGATTTTCCCCAAGAGTTCACATCGACGGGAAAGTTTGGCACCTCGATGTCGGCTCATCGCATCCTGGGGCTGGAGCAGGTCCCAAGGGTTTGGCTGTTCGCCAATTAAAGCGGTACGTGAGCTGGGTTCAGAACGTCGCGAGACAGTTCGGTCCCTATCTGTTGCGGGCGTTGGATGTTTGAGAGGAGCTGCCTTTAGTACGAGAGGACCGAGGTGGACGAACCTCTGGTGTACCGGTTGTTCCGCCAGGAGCAAGTGCCGGGTATCTAAGTTCGGAAGGGATAACCGCTGAAAGCATCTAAGCGGGAAGCCCGCCTCAAGATTAGACATCCCTGGGAGCATGACTCCCCTGTAGACCCCGGGCAGACCACCCGGTTGATAGGCCGCAGGTGCAGGTACGGCGACGTGCACAGCCGAGCGGTACTAATAGGTCGTGAGGCTTGGCCATATTGTTCCTTCAAAAATCATTTTGTTTCTTTCTGCGGACAGTGTTCCGCCAAGACTTTGCAGCCTGGAAGGGTACTTCCCTGAGGCAAAGTTTTCAGCCTCTGATGCGGCTCTTATGATGCCGGTGGCCATGGCGGGGAGGAAATACCCGTTCCCATTCCGAACACGGAAGTCAAGCTCCCCTGCGCCGATGATACTGCGAGAGCGGGAAAGTAGGTGGCCGTCGGCTTTTTTTTGTTTAAATTCAATGGAGAGTTTCAAATTGTTTGATTTTACAAAATTACATTCCGATTTATTTTCTTATTCTGATTCAGAATTCAAACTATTTCAGTGCAGGCTGATTCCGGGTTTGGATTTAAATTCTGTAATTGGTGTTCGATTCCCTTTGTTGCGTCAGACTGCAAAAAAAGTTCAGGAGTATGGAAACACCGATGATTTTTTTGACAGTCTGCCGCATAAATATTTTGAAGAAAATGTATTGCATGGTTATTTAATTGAACGGATTAAGGATGCAGAAATTTGTGTTCAACGTATTGATCAATTTATTCCATTTATAGATAACTGGGCTGTATGTGATACATTAAAACCTTCTGCCTTGAAGCGAAAACCGGATTTGCTTTTGAAAAAAATAATGGAATGGATTTCTGTTGATAAAACTTACTACAAAAGATTTGCCATAAGAATGCTGATGTGCTTTTTTTTGGATGAAAATTTCAAGCCCTCTTATTTGAAAATAGTTGCCGACATTAAAAGTGATGACTATTACATTAATATGATGATTTCATGGTTCTTTGCCACTGCTTTGGCTAAACAGTGGGATTCAACTTTTATGTATCTTCAAGGTAGAAAACTTTCTGCATGGTGTCATAAAAAAACGATACAGAAAGCGATTGAAAGTTATAGAATTTCTGATGACAAAAAAGTAATTCTTAAAAATCTGTCTATAAATAACGCACCGCAACCGAGTTCAGCTACTTTTTGTACTGAATAATCCAATAACTTTTTCCATAGCCTTTGCGCTTGAATTCAGGTGCAATTCCGAGTGAACCAAAAGTCATTACAGAAAGTTCTGTTCTATCATCGCAAAATTTTTTGTCAATAAACAGAATATTCAACCTTAAAAAAATGAAATATGGTCGCTACTTCGTAAAAATCTTTGACAGATTGATTTTACATTTTATTCCCCATTTAATTTTGTTGGAAAAATAATCTGCAACCTGAGGAGAATTTAAATCTGAACGGTTTATTAAAATTCTGTAACTCAAAAACGGGTCAATAAAAACATAATCAAGAATCGAAAACTTCCAGCCTACAATCGGAGCGGCAACTGTTATGGCTGTTTCTTTTTGCATATTTGAATTTGAAAACATTACAAAATCTGTTCCCATCCCGGTACCGATATACGGACCGTCAAGACCTTTGAAAAACGGATAGAATAAAACATCAGCTTTTACACCAACAGTTGTGACAACTAAATCTGTTTCTTTTGGCCAGAGTGTCATGTGAGAAAAAGCAGGTCGCAGCGAAAGGAATTTGAACATCTGTATTTCATAATTTACGCCAAGACCCCAGCCACGGTTTTCAAGCCCTGTCTGAAGATATCCCAAATCAAATGAAAGAATTTTTTTGCCAACAAAACTTTCTGCAAAGGAATTTTGCGCGCATATTATACTTAGAAAAAAGATTATTGATGTTGTGATAAGGGTTTTCTTTGTATGCATTAAATTATTTCCATTTAGTTCGTAAAGTTCAAGATTTTCATATCCATTTATGGCACTTCTGCTCTTCGTATATTACAATATTTTCTCATCATAGTATATCTTAATTGAATAAATTAATGAATATTATTTAATTGTTTTATAATTGACAAAGTTACAGATTTAATATTCTTCCCTCGACTTCAATAAGAAAAAATGCTACTGTTTGTTTATGGAAAATTTATTCAGATTGATGCAAAAATCAGATTATGAAAGCGTTTATTCACTTTGGATGAAATGCAAAAATATGGGATTCAATAATGTTGATGACAGCGAAAAAGGCATTTCAAAATATCTGGAGCGAAATTCAAAAACGTGTTTTGTTTGTGTTCGGAATGAAAAAGTTGTCGGCGTTATTCTAAGCGGTCATGACGGTCGTCGCGGTTTTATTCATCATCTTGCAGTTGATCCCGATTTTAGGCGGCAGGGAATTGCAACTGAACTTTTGCGCCGTGCATTTGAAGATTTAAAAATGACAACAGTCTGGTGCGGCTATTACGAAGGAAACGAAAAATCAAAACGCGTTCAGCAAAAATGCGGCTTTGAATTTTTTGCAAAAAACGACAATGTTCCGGTTCCGCTGATGAATGAAATCCGCACAGGATATATGAACAGAATTACAAAAGAAATGTGGGGAAATTTATGACACACATGTTGAATAATGCCAATAATGAACAGAATAAAATTCAGAATGAGTTAAAAGCTGACGATAGGTTTGCTGAAGAACGCCCGAAGTTTCATTTTGCTTCGCCATGCGGTTGGATAAATGACCCGAACGGATTTTCAGTTTTTAAAAATGAGATTCATCTTTTTGCGCAATATCACCCGTATTCTACTCATTGGGGGCCGATGCATTGGGCTCATGCAACTTCAAAAGATTTTATTTTGTGGAATATTCAGGATGTTGCTCTTGCTCCTGATACTGATGTAGATAATGGCGGATGTTTTTCGGGAACAAGTTTTGAAAAAGACGGAAAACATATTATTGCTTACACAGGCGTTCACGAAGAAGATGGAAAAACTGTTCAGGAACAATGTATTGCAATCGGTGATGGAAAAACATATACAAAGTTTTGTGAAAATCCTGTAATCACTTATAAAAATATTCCGTTTGAATATCAGAGAAGCGATTTCAGAGACCCTAAGATTTGGGCTGAAG
Proteins encoded in this window:
- a CDS encoding DNA alkylation repair protein codes for the protein MFDFTKLHSDLFSYSDSEFKLFQCRLIPGLDLNSVIGVRFPLLRQTAKKVQEYGNTDDFFDSLPHKYFEENVLHGYLIERIKDAEICVQRIDQFIPFIDNWAVCDTLKPSALKRKPDLLLKKIMEWISVDKTYYKRFAIRMLMCFFLDENFKPSYLKIVADIKSDDYYINMMISWFFATALAKQWDSTFMYLQGRKLSAWCHKKTIQKAIESYRISDDKKVILKNLSINNAPQPSSATFCTE
- a CDS encoding GNAT family N-acetyltransferase, encoding MENLFRLMQKSDYESVYSLWMKCKNMGFNNVDDSEKGISKYLERNSKTCFVCVRNEKVVGVILSGHDGRRGFIHHLAVDPDFRRQGIATELLRRAFEDLKMTTVWCGYYEGNEKSKRVQQKCGFEFFAKNDNVPVPLMNEIRTGYMNRITKEMWGNL